The following coding sequences lie in one Glycine soja cultivar W05 chromosome 16, ASM419377v2, whole genome shotgun sequence genomic window:
- the LOC114390934 gene encoding leucine-rich repeat receptor-like tyrosine-protein kinase PXC3: protein MINNTAPDNPTANRPNTVATSFLVGIVIQLVVSRKNCWQPQFIESNLLTPNAIHKSRIHFGKAMEAVADTSNVTLKTRFSTYYTAIMPSGSIYFIKKLNCSNKILPLGSHDKFGKALEVYAKLNNSNVMTPLAYALSIDTAYILYEYISNGSLYDVLHGSMLDWGSRYTIAVGVAQGLSFLHGFASSPILLLDLSSKSIMLKSLKEPQVGDVELYHVINPLKSTGNFSEVVGSVGYIPPEYAYTMTVTIAGNVYSFGVILLELLTGEPPVTDGKELVKWVLDHSTNPQYILDFNVSRSSQEVRSQMLAILKIALVCVSTSPKARPNMNTVLQMLLNVG from the exons ATGATAAATAATACTGCACCTGACAACCCAACAGCCAACAGGCCCAACACTGTAGCAACTAGTTTTCTTGTTGGCATTGTCATTCAGCTG GTTGTCTCCAGAAAAAATTGTTGGCAACCTCAATTCATTGAAAGTAATTTATTAACTCCTAATGCAATTCACAAATCAAGAATTCACTTCGGTAAAGCCATGGAAGCTGTTGCTGATACATCAAATGTTACTTTGAAAACAAGGTTTTCAACGTATTACACTGCCATCATGCCCTCTGGATCAATCTATTTTATCAAGAAACTAAACTGTTCTAACAAGATATTGCCGTTGGGAAGTCATGATAAATTTGGAAAAGCGCTAGAAGTCTATGCAAAATTGAACAATTCAAATGTCATGACTCCTTTGGCCTATGCTCTGTCCATTGATACTGCTTATATACTATATGAATATATCTCAAATGGCTCCCTCTATGATGTTCTTCATGGAAGCATGTTAGATTGGGGTAGCAGATATACTATAGCCGTTGGGGTGGCTCAAGGACTTTCTTTTCTTCATGGATTTGCCTCTAGTCCAATACTACTCCTTGACCTATCAAGTAAAAGTATTATGTTGAAGTCCCTCAAGGAGCCTCAAGTTGGGGATGTTGAACTCTACCATGTGATTAATCCCTTAAAGAGTACAGGGAATTTTTCTGAAGTTGTTGGTTCTGTTGGTTATATTCCTCCAG AGTATGCATACACAATGACAGTAACAATTGCTGGGAATGTCTACAGTTTTGGTGTCATTCTGCTTGAACTGCTGACAGGAGAACCTCCGGTGACAGATGGAAAAGAATTGGTCAAGTGGGTTTTGGATCATTCAACAAACCCACAATACATTCTTGATTTTAATGTCAGTAGATCATCACAAGAAGTCAGAAGCCAGATGCTTGCAATTCTCAAGATTGCTCTTGTTTGTGTTAGTACATCCCCAAAGGCAAGACCAAATATGAACACTGTGCTTCAGATGCTTCTTAATGTTGGATGA